A region of Vigna radiata var. radiata cultivar VC1973A chromosome 6, Vradiata_ver6, whole genome shotgun sequence DNA encodes the following proteins:
- the LOC106764870 gene encoding proteoglycan 4 yields the protein MAQRSKSFRFRIPWLSVPSESFARRVRDTPKSPPHSDTSVPIQRPSKPSSVAPSEPSPPSPTKTEPQKLSPPSPQPPLQPSPHADSPSKPHIAPSSPKTSLTSAFKASTPPASSSSEEEKKKMSELTSQEAEPKVEAPLRTISKSPETSFQPVRMSTQPADTEQQVSSVPYSSPVSKFELATHPSSPLASKDVNTEETTPQEEKEKMEEPVSEQEKPKINSPLKTITKSPQTSSQPENLSTQLPAIEQRSTTSNSKSLKSEKKEKMVPETSKERGKGKDTTTAATGQPSEQRTIASASGTTTTTKAKDSFGKAFRGNKKHHGVRETVERKLMFSTTNPIEKDTRVVNSTDEGTKNVSSSSISPEKAVSSSGEKAPPLQKGIKDDITKFVHKLTSTVHPTEHMDDKQFSVITLVGDNRGATMHLGSESAKKEDSIHIHRAYKSDPEETNEVTSDGEENTNEEEEEEEDLGMAYVNSNIQSINNSLMFHGSITERDPGVQITLPQKPTEPIRSHDKPKPGLETQRTQFNINRAEKSMYQPTVGRSIRGPFLEPNAKRRRQSCKFSCDKDIEDIEIM from the coding sequence ATGGCACAAAGGAGTAAGTCATTTCGTTTTAGGATCCCATGGCTATCAGTACCTTCTGAATCATTCGCTCGTCGTGTAAGAGATACACCAAAATCTCCTCCCCACTCAGACACAAGCGTTCCTATTCAAAGACCATCTAAGCCTTCTTCCGTGGCACCTTCAGAGCCATCCCCTCCTAGTCCTACAAAAACTGAACCTCAAAAACTTTCACCACCTTCTCCACAGCCACCACTTCAACCTTCACCTCATGCAGATTCACCATCTAAGCCCCACATTGCTCCCTCATCCCCCAAAACTAGTTTGACCTCAGCCTTCAAAGCATCCACTCCTCCTGCATCATCTTCttctgaagaagaaaagaaaaagatgtctGAACTAACATCACAAGAAGCTGAGCCGAAGGTAGAAGCGCCATTGAGAACAATCTCCAAGTCACCAGAAACATCTTTTCAACCAGTGAGGATGTCAACTCAGCCTGCAGACACCGAACAACAAGTTTCTTCTGTTCCCTATTCATCTCCGGTTTCAAAATTTGAACTTGCCACTCATCCATCATCTCCTTTGGCCTCAAAGGACGTCAATACTGAAGAAACCACTCCtcaagaagaaaaggagaagatggAAGAGCCAGTATCAGAACAAGAAAAACCAAAGATAAATTCACCTTTGAAAACCATCACCAAGTCACCGCAGACCTCTTCTCAACCAGAGAATCTGTCCACACAGCTTCCCGCAATTGAGCAAAGATCAACAACATCAAATAGCAAGTCCCTTAAAtctgaaaaaaaggaaaaaatggtGCCAGAAACCTCTAAGGAACGAGGAAAAGGCAAAGATACAACAACAGCAGCCACAGGACAACCAAGTGAACAACGCACCATAGCTTCTGCTTcaggaacaacaacaacaacaaaggcTAAAGATTCATTTGGCAAGGCCTTTCGTGGTAATAAGAAGCATCATGGAGTACGAGAAACTGTGGAGAGAAAACTGATGTTTTCCACAACCAACCCCATCGAGAAAGACACAAGAGTTGTGAATTCAACAGATGAAGGCACAAAAAATGTGTCAAGCTCAAGCATATCACCTGAAAAAGCTGTCTCATCCAGTGGTGAAAAGGCTCCTCCACTACAAAAAGGCATCAAAGATGATATCACAAAGTTTGTGCACAAACTAACATCCACTGTTCACCCTACAGAACACATGGATGACAAACAGTTTAGTGTCATAACCTTGGTTGGTGACAATAGAGGAGCCACAATGCACTTAGGTTCTGAGTCAGCTAAGAAAGAGGACTCAATCCACATACACCGAGCCTACAAGAGTGATCCTGAAGAGACCAACGAGGTGACCAGTGATGGAGAAGAAAACaccaatgaagaagaagaagaagaagaagatctgGGGATGGCATATGTCAACAGCAACATACAAAGTATCAATAACTCACTCATGTTTCATGGTTCAATCACTGAAAGAGACCCTGGTGTTCAAATTACTCTTCCACAAAAGCCCACTGAACCCATCAGGTCCCATGATAAGCCTAAGCCGGGCTTGGAAACTCAGAGGACTCAGTTCAACATCAACCGGGCCGAGAAGTCAATGTACCAGCCGACTGTTGGAAGAAGCATAAGAGGGCCCTTCCTCGAACCGAATGCTAAACGTCGTCGTCAAAGTTGTAAGTTCAGTTGTGACAAGGATATTGAAGACATTGAGATAATGTGA
- the LOC106764871 gene encoding tubby-like F-box protein 6 has protein sequence MPFRSILRELKEIGEGISNMYRRGGEGKHVHRHGKSHIAPECSLPPSSSSSSSSSSSSSSSSSQSRWANLPPELLLDIIQRLEASETSWPARRALVACSSVCRLWREITKDVVKTPEQCGLLTFPISLKQPGPRDSPIQCFIRRERVSSTYCLYLGLSPALSGDMSKLLLAAKKIRRATCTEFLISLVADDFSRSSNTYIGKLRSNFLGTKFMILDGESPQDSSLPLNCKLQQRVHLKQVLPKVAAAAANYKVATVSYELNVLRTRGPRRMRCMMHLIPISAIQEGGSAPTPLKFTNYLNEHVSTTTTTTSDSKGRKPEIVEFDTNDTENTQESSQRTREPLVLKNKAPRWHEQLQCWCLNFKGRVTVASVKNFQLVAAAEPCQNVSAAEQEKVILQFGKIGKDIFTMDYRYPLSAFQAFAICLSSFDTKPACE, from the exons ATGCCATTCAGAAGCATACTGCGTGAGCTCAAGGAGATTGGAGAGGGTATCAGCAACATGTATAGAAGAGGGGGAGAGGGAAAGCATGTGCATCGCCATGGAAAATCTCACATTGCACCAGAATGTTCTCTACCaccatcctcctcatcatcatcctcatcttcttcctcttcttcctcttcttcatcacagAGCCGGTGGGCTAACTTACCACCAGAGTTGCTTTTAGACATAATTCAAAGGTTGGAAGCCAGTGAAACCTCATGGCCTGCACGTAGAGCACTTGTGGCATGTTCCTCAGTTTGTAGGCTGTGGAGAGAGATAACAAAGGATGTGGTCAAGACACCAGAACAGTGTGGTTTGCTCACTTTTCCTATATCACTGAAGCAG CCTGGCCCAAGAGACTCACCAATCCAGTGTTTTATTAGGAGAGAAAGAGTGTCTTCAACATATTGTTTATATCTCGGCCTGAGCCCTG CACTTTCTGGTGATATGAGCAAACTGTTACTGGCAGCAAAGAAGATTCGAAGGGCAACATGTACagaatttttaatatcattgGTTGCTGATGATTTCTCTCGATCAAGCAACACTTACATTGGAAAGTTGAG GTCTAATTTTCTTGGCACCAAGTTCATGATCCTGGATGGCGAGTCCCCACAGGATTCTTCACTTCCATTGAACTGCAAGTTGCAGCAAAGAGTCCATCTGAAGCAGGTACTTCCCAAggttgctgctgctgctgctaaCTACAAAGTAGCCACAGTATCTTATGAACTCAATGTCCTCCGAACAAGAGGTCCAAGGCGAATGCGGTGTATGATGCACTTGATACCCATATCTGCAATCCAAGAAGGAGGAAGTGCTCCAACTCCTTTGAAGTTTACAAATTATCTTAATGAGCATGTATctactaccaccaccaccacctcagACTCAAAAGGAAGGAAGCCAGAAATTGTTGAGTTTGACACAAATGACACTGAAAATACTCAAGAATCAAGCCAGAGAACAAGGGAGCCATTGGTTTTGAAAAACAAGGCCCCTAGATGGCATGAACAACTACAATGCTGGTGCTTGAATTTCAAGGGAAGGGTTACAGTGGCCTCTGTGAAGAACTTCCAGCTCGTGGCAGCTGCTGAACCATGCCAAAATGTTTCAGCTGCTGAACAAGAAAAAGTGATACTACAATTTGGAAAAATTGGGAAGGACATATTCACCATGGATTACCGATACCCCCTCTCAGCTTTTCAAGCCTTTGCAATATGTTTGAGCAGCTTTgacacaaaaccagcttgtgaATGA